From the genome of Impatiens glandulifera chromosome 9, dImpGla2.1, whole genome shotgun sequence, one region includes:
- the LOC124915886 gene encoding high mobility group B protein 3-like, which translates to MRAPRTVSFVAQKKLDSPMVNKRKADAATKKDNAKKEAGAPKRPPSAFIIFMEDFRKTYKENFPENKSAANVTKAGGKKWKSMIESEKATYVATAAQRKIEYMKLKEELNMKQTDDDKHIITPDESSISTTSEITNETEQEELHSFNKLTRVDKEENNVLSHKQNKSYFDAITSTVMSTRGTHNSLITKFMFRARKAIRIFTERVNFETCKLGLKRSPPPTLKNENH; encoded by the exons ATGAGAGCACCAAGAACCGTCTCTTTCGTTGCTCAGAAGAAGCTTGATTCACC GATGGTGAATAAACGCAAAGCAGATGCAGCAACGAAGAAGGACAACGCAAAAAAGGAGGCTGGCGCTCCGAAACGTCCACCGTCCGCCTTCATCATCTTCAT GGAGGATTTCAGGAAGACTTACAAGGAGAACTTTCCAGAAAACAAATCTGCTGCTAAT GTAACAAAAGCTGGCGGTAAAAAATGGAAATCAATGATTGAATCT GAGAAAGCAACATATGTTGCAACTGCTGCTCAGAGGAAGAttgaatatatgaaattaaaggAAGAGTTGAACATGAAACAG ACTGATGACGATAAGCACATCATCACGCCTGATGAATCTTCTATATCAACAACTTCTGAGATCACCAATGAGACTGAGCAGGAAG AGTTGCATTCATTTAATAAGCTAACAAGAGTAGAcaaagaagaaaataatgtattaaGCCATAAGCAGAATAAATCTTATTTCGACGCGATAACCAGTACAGTAATGTCGACTAGAGGCACACATAATAGTCTTATTACCAAATTTATGTTCAGAGCAAGGAAAGCAATACGAATATTTACAGAAAGAGTGAACTTTGAAACTTGCAAATTGGGACTTAAAAGATCACCTCCCCCAACACTGAAAAATGAAAACCACTGA